Proteins from a genomic interval of Caulobacter rhizosphaerae:
- the nirD gene encoding nitrite reductase small subunit NirD: MNAHVKVPVWVDVGAVTDIPRRGARRVPSPRGDIAIFRTGDGEVFALMDACPHKGGPLSQGIVHGRAVSCPLHAWNIDLASGEPMGADKGKGCTPVVPLEVRDGRLLLSLDLHG, encoded by the coding sequence ATGAACGCGCATGTGAAGGTCCCCGTCTGGGTCGATGTCGGCGCCGTGACCGACATCCCGCGTCGCGGGGCGCGCCGGGTGCCCAGCCCGCGCGGCGACATCGCTATCTTCCGCACCGGCGACGGCGAGGTGTTCGCCCTGATGGACGCCTGTCCGCACAAGGGCGGTCCGCTCAGCCAGGGCATCGTCCATGGCCGGGCGGTGAGCTGCCCGCTGCATGCCTGGAACATCGACCTGGCCAGCGGCGAGCCGATGGGCGCCGACAAGGGCAAGGGCTGCACGCCCGTGGTGCCGCTGGAGGTGCGCGACGGCCGCCTGCTGCTGAGCCTTGATCTCCATGGCTGA